A region from the Vicia villosa cultivar HV-30 ecotype Madison, WI linkage group LG3, Vvil1.0, whole genome shotgun sequence genome encodes:
- the LOC131659781 gene encoding uncharacterized protein LOC131659781, translated as MRNSGVTVLAEAMHISSMKDLNPKYANLSYFGVIEHIWVFDYENFKIPIFGCKWINSSGIRMDKSGFLQVDLNRVGYKDEPFILASQAKQVFYVTDTTSTKWSIVLLSNKVADDTGVDQGDIDVENQSSVKQNDQDENSITDESYIRKDHDEGIWINSDVRVAEKQLFVYVSMTSNEDQPHDDAIDDGDHDNIVDQEAEIRRGITLMKRVIRYRDRGILLDAHWSEIGLLIEPNGSKITSFIGALVRNAIPITCDDWRDTNLEEAKDKLWIEIQRSFNNMEDNRRKICLKLAGRLLRGFRTFLTRRYLKDANKIFVDAEYPERYNSLIAPEEWVTFKAKRKNPNFRSRSETNRQRASGPPYPYRKGRMGYGRLEQSILTRESSSETSVPPHVLWKEARVGKDGVVKEDVQKVFEKCETLS; from the exons atgcgaAATAGTGGTGTCACAGTgctagctgaagcaatgcacatatcaagtatgAAGGACTTAAACCCCAAATATGCAAatctgtcatattttggggttattgaGCACATTTgggtgtttgattacgagaatttTAAGATTCCTATCTTTGGTTGCAAGTGGATAAATagtagtggcatacgaatggataagtcaggatttctGCAAGTTGATCTtaatagggtggggtacaaagacgAGCCTTTTATTCTAGcatctcaagctaaacaagtgttttaTGTTACTGACACGAcgagtacgaaatggtctatagtgcttttatctaacaaagtgGCTGATGATACCGGtgtagatcaaggtgatattgatgTTGAGAATCAGTCAAGTGTTAAACAGAATGATCAAGATGAGAATAGTATAACGGATGAATCATATATCAGAAAGGATCATGATGAGGGAATTTGGATCAATTCTGACGTCCGCGTTGCTGAGAAACAA TTATTTGTATATGTGTCT ATGACTAGTAACGAGGATCAACCACATGATGATGCTATTGATGATGGAGATCATGACAACATTGTTGATCAGGAAGCGGAAATTAGAAGAGGAATAACACTTATGAAGAGAGTCATTCGTTATAGAGACCGAGGCATACTATTAGATGCGCATTGGAGCGAAATTGGCCTACTAATTGAGCCGAACGGTTCAAAGATTACAAGTTTTATTGGTGCACTCGTAAGGAATGCAATTCCAATTACTTGTGATGATTGGAGAGATACAAATTTGGAAGAAGCTAAAGACAAACTTTGGATTGAGATACAG AGGAGTTTCAACAACATGGAGGATAATAGAAGAAAAATTTGTCTCAAATTGGCCGGAAGACTACTAAGAGGGTTTAGGACTTTTTTAACAAGGAGATATCTTAAGGATGCGAATAAAATTTTTGTTGATGCAGAGTATCCAGAAAGATATAACAGTTTGATTGCACCTGAAGAATGGGTAACGTTTAAAGcaaaacgaaaaaacccaaatttTCGGAGTAGAAGTGAAACAAATCGGCAAAGAGCATCAGGTCCCCCATATCCATACAGaaaagggcgtatgggatatgGACGCTTAGAACAGTCTATT TTAACAAGGGAGAGTAGTTCTGAAACATCTGTTCCACCACATGTTTTGTGGAAGGAAGCCCGTGTGGGAAAGGATGGAGTTGTCAAAGAAGATGttcaaaaagtttttgaaaaatgc GAGACTCTATCTTAG
- the LOC131657190 gene encoding uncharacterized protein LOC131657190, with protein MAYVLNRFMASINSEKLFFLPFNTGSGGHWLLVAINPIREVVYFLDSLHNPISTYEAMKELVDTVIQVFRAQRGSQVPKSKANNITWIRVECPEQRNEVDCGFYMLQFMKEILLLNQIEISSKYFDDFKCATYLRSKLDELKEDWCKFMIELKFV; from the exons ATGGCGTATGTACTCAACCGTTTTATGGCCAGCATAAATTCAGAAAAGTTGTTCTTTTTACCGTTTAATACCGGCAGCGG TGGACATTGGTTGTTGGTCGCGATTAATCCTATCagagaagttgtatattttctgGATTCCTTACACAATCCAATTAGTACATACGAAGCTATGAAGGAGTTGgttgatac CGTTATACAAGTTTTTCGAGCACAAAGAGGAAGTCAAGTACCAAAGAGTAAAGCCAACAACATCACATGGATTCGAGTGGag TGTCCTGAGCAGCGTAATGAAGTAGATTGCGGTTTTTACATGTTgcagtttatgaaagaaattcttCTTTTGAATCAAATAGAGATTTCGTCCAAG tactttgatgacttcaaGTGTGCTACTTACTTAAGATCTAAGTTGGATGAACTTAAGGAGGATTGGTGTAAATTCATGATTGAGTTGAAATTTGTATAG